In candidate division KSB1 bacterium, the following are encoded in one genomic region:
- a CDS encoding SoxR reducing system RseC family protein, which produces MREYGQVVAVDGDRAQVKVVRGDKCGECQVCRAFGEGGGIMEARNRIGAAVGDLVEVEVSPKTVVGHSMLLFIVPLVFLMLGYVLGRALPWPATGGAEMRGILGAFLFLTLSFFLVRAYDRWYARRHEEPAQVVAFAMPVAQDPTLPS; this is translated from the coding sequence ATGCGCGAGTATGGCCAAGTCGTGGCCGTCGATGGGGACCGGGCGCAGGTGAAGGTGGTGCGAGGGGACAAATGTGGCGAGTGCCAAGTGTGCCGGGCCTTCGGGGAAGGTGGGGGGATAATGGAGGCCCGGAACCGGATCGGGGCAGCAGTGGGCGACCTGGTGGAGGTGGAGGTGAGTCCCAAGACGGTGGTGGGTCACTCGATGTTGCTCTTCATCGTTCCATTGGTTTTTCTCATGCTCGGTTATGTGCTCGGTCGTGCGCTCCCCTGGCCGGCGACCGGAGGGGCTGAGATGCGCGGCATCCTGGGCGCCTTCCTCTTCTTGACGCTGAGTTTTTTCCTTGTGCGTGCTTATGACCGCTGGTACGCACGCCGACACGAGGAACCTGCCCAGGTGGTCGCCTTTGCCATGCCGGTAGCTCAAGACCCCACGCTCCCTTCCTGA
- the pdxT gene encoding pyridoxal 5'-phosphate synthase glutaminase subunit PdxT, producing the protein MKQVRVGVLALQGDFEKHQQMLARLDVIPVLVKTAEQLRKCQGLIIPGGESTTLSLLLRKHGLWDQVKDYAREHPVFGTCAGLILLAATIEGAPVESLGLIDIHARRNAYGRQVNSFVDTIKVDFGNGAFDYEGVFIRAPKVIAMGQGVRPLAWHGEDVVMAEQGLVLAATFHPELTEDPRIHEYFVSKLTG; encoded by the coding sequence GTGAAGCAAGTGCGGGTGGGCGTGCTGGCACTGCAGGGCGACTTCGAAAAGCACCAACAGATGCTGGCGCGCCTGGATGTGATTCCAGTGCTGGTGAAAACCGCAGAACAGCTGCGCAAATGCCAGGGGCTCATCATCCCCGGCGGGGAATCAACAACGCTGAGCCTGTTACTCCGCAAGCATGGTCTGTGGGACCAGGTGAAGGATTATGCGCGTGAGCACCCGGTGTTTGGTACCTGTGCCGGACTCATCCTGCTGGCGGCCACGATCGAAGGCGCTCCGGTGGAGAGCCTGGGGCTCATCGACATCCACGCCCGACGCAACGCCTACGGACGGCAAGTGAACTCTTTTGTCGACACCATCAAGGTGGACTTTGGCAACGGTGCCTTTGACTACGAAGGGGTGTTCATCCGCGCCCCGAAGGTCATTGCAATGGGCCAGGGCGTTCGCCCACTGGCTTGGCACGGAGAGGATGTGGTCATGGCTGAACAGGGGTTGGTATTAGCGGCCACGTTTCACCCCGAATTGACCGAGGACCCCCGCATCCATGAGTACTTCGTAAGCAAGCTAACGGGCTGA
- the pdxS gene encoding pyridoxal 5'-phosphate synthase lyase subunit PdxS, with translation MRTAEDMKLKVGLAEMLKGGVIMDVTNAEQARIAEDAGAVAVMALERVPADIRAQGGVARMSDPAVIKAIQKAVSIPVMAKCRIGHFAEAQVLEALGVDFIDESEVLTPADEEHHIDKWKFKVPFVCGCRDLGEALRRIAEGAAMIRTKGEAGSGNIVEAVRHMRMVQSAIRHITTLGDEELVAEAKRLGAPLELVRYVKEHGRLPVPNFAAGGVATPADASLMMQLGAESVFVGSGIFKSSDPAKRAKAIVSATTHYLDFDLIARVSEGLGEPMRGIDVASLPEQERMAVRGW, from the coding sequence ATGAGAACAGCCGAAGATATGAAGCTCAAGGTTGGCCTCGCCGAAATGCTCAAAGGCGGGGTGATCATGGACGTGACTAACGCCGAGCAGGCAAGGATTGCCGAGGATGCTGGGGCCGTTGCAGTGATGGCGCTGGAACGTGTGCCGGCGGACATTCGCGCCCAAGGGGGCGTGGCCCGGATGTCGGATCCGGCGGTGATCAAGGCCATCCAGAAGGCAGTCTCCATTCCGGTGATGGCCAAGTGCCGCATCGGCCACTTTGCGGAGGCGCAGGTGTTGGAGGCTCTTGGCGTGGATTTCATCGACGAGAGCGAGGTGCTGACGCCGGCAGATGAGGAGCACCACATCGACAAGTGGAAGTTCAAGGTGCCCTTCGTCTGCGGCTGCCGGGATTTGGGCGAGGCCTTGCGGCGCATCGCCGAGGGGGCAGCCATGATCAGGACCAAAGGCGAGGCGGGAAGCGGAAACATTGTTGAGGCCGTGCGGCACATGCGCATGGTGCAGTCGGCCATTCGCCACATCACCACGTTAGGCGATGAGGAGCTGGTGGCGGAGGCCAAGCGCCTTGGCGCGCCGTTGGAGCTGGTGCGCTACGTAAAGGAGCACGGGCGGCTGCCGGTGCCCAACTTTGCTGCGGGTGGGGTAGCGACCCCTGCCGACGCATCGCTCATGATGCAACTGGGGGCAGAATCGGTCTTTGTGGGGAGCGGTATCTTCAAATCGTCCGACCCGGCAAAGCGGGCGAAAGCGATTGTTTCGGCTACCACCCACTACCTGGACTTTGACCTCATCGCGCGAGTGAGCGAAGGCCTGGGCGAGCCAATGCGCGGCATCGATGTGGCCAGCCTCCCAGAGCAGGAGCGCATGGCGGTGCGCGGCTGGTAG